The bacterium genome includes the window AGTCCTTGCCGAGCGTCTCGAACGCCCGCTTGCTCGGAATGAACGCGCCGTTCGTGAGCATCACATAGTCCAGAAACGCGACATTGGGGTCTTTCAAGGTGAACGCAATGGTGGACTTGTCCAGTACGGCGATCTTTTGAACGATCGAGAACTGTCCTCGAAACTGGCTGGGCTCCTGTGGATCGAGCGCGCGCTTGAACGCCCACTCCACCACCGAGGCGTCGAGCTCCGAGCCATCCTGGAACCGGACACCCTTTCGCAGGATGAACGTCCACACGCGGCGGTCGGGGGAGAGTTTCCAGCGTTCTGCGAGCGAGGGGACGACGTGGCCGTCATCGGCCCGCTGCACAAGCTGATCGTAGATGAATCCGGCCACGAAGCTCGTCGGAGCTTCCTGGATCCGGATCGGGTCGAAGAGAGTCACATCGGCCTCGTTGGCGATGATCAGATCCTGACCCGGAGCGGCCGAGAACGCCGGGCTGCCGGAGAGCAGCAGGGCCAGCAGCGTCAAGACGACCATGATACGCATAGGCCGGAATCTCCCTTCCCCCCATCTTTGGGGAGCAATACGTCCCGGTCCGCCGAAGCCCTCCTGCCGTACGTGCTACGCTCAGCGGCGCTTCGAGACTGCCGGTTGGTGCCGAGGTCGACGGTGCGACCCTCTCGAATGGTACATCGATGAGTATGAGAGACTTTCCCGCCCCCATCGACAAACGCTACTTCGAGGACTACGTGCCCGGTGCTGTGTTTGAATATGGAACGATTACTGTGGATCAAGCGGACGTGATCGAGTTTGCGCGGCGGTTCGACCCACAGCCCTTCCACATCAATCCCGACGCCGCAGCGCGCGGGCCCTTTGGAGGGTTGATCGCGAGCGGATGGCACACGGCGAGCCTGACGATGCGCCTCGTCGTAGACCACTACCTGTCCAGCGTCGCCAGCTTGGGCTCTCCCGGCGTGGATGAGCTGCGTTGGACCCGGCCGGTTCGGCCCGGCGACACGTTACGCGTCCGCGTCTCTGTGCTGGGCGCCCGCCGCTCCCAGTCGAAGCCTGATCGCGGGATCGTACGTTCACACGTCGAGGCGTTGAATCAAGACGGCGACGTCGTGATGAGCCTCCAGGCCCTCAATCTCATACGCTGCAGAGAGATGGCGTAGCGGAAGGGGGGGATCGGGATGCGTCCATCGACCAACGTCGCGATCCTCGACGACTACCAGGGCGTCGCCCTCAGCACGGCGGATTGGGCGTCGCTCGGTGGAGATGTTCGCGTCCACGCGTTTCGCGATCACCTGACCGACGAACGCGCGCTCATCGACCGTCTCGAGCCATTCGACGTGATCGTCGCGATGCGCGAGCGCACCCCGTTTTCGAAATCCCTGCTTGACCGGCTCCCCCGGCTGCGGCTGCTGGTGACCACGGGGATGCGGAACGCCTCCATCGATATGGGAGCAGCGACGGAGCAGGGGCTCACGGTATGCGGCACCGAGGGGTTGGGATACCCGACCGCGGAACTGACCTGGGGCCTGATCCTGGCCTGGGCGCGCCGCATCCCGCATGAGGACCGGATCACGCGCCAAGGACGCTGGCAGACATCCGTGGGCGTGGGCCTCCGGGGAAAGATTCTCGGCGTGATCGGCCTCGGCCGGTTGGGCTCGCAGGTGGCGACCATCGGGCGAGCCTTCGGGATGTCGGTCATCGGCTGGAGCCAGAACCTCACCGCCGAGCGGGCCGCGGTGTGCGGCGCGACCCTCGCCGCGAAAGACGGCCTGCTCGCTCAATCAGATGTCGTGACGATCCACCTGCAGTTGAGCGAGCGCACCCGAGGCCTGCTGGGGGCGGAAGAGCTCGGATCGATGAAAGCCACCGCGCTGCTGGTCAACACCTCGCGCGGCCCTATTGTTGACGAGCGGGCGCTGATCGCCGCGCTCGAGCAGCGCACGATCGCGGGGGCCGCGCTTGACGTGTTCGACGAGGAGCCGCTGCCGCCGGACCACCCATTCCGGCATCTGGAGAACACGGTCATCACCCCGCACCTCGGCTACGTGACGCTCGAGAATTACCAGGTATTCTACAGGGACGCCGTCGAGGATGTGCGGGCGTTCCTCACCGGGAATCCCGTGCGGGTGCTCAACCCCCAGGTGCGGTCCGGGCGCCCGCGCTGACCAGTGCGGTTCGGACCCACGGGTCCGACCGGCAGGAGCCTGCCCCGCGCTCTTGGAAGAGTGTGTTCCCCCACTTCCGCCGGGCGGGGGAGGGGCTCGGGCGGTGGGATACGTGGAGATGCGCGGTCGTCAAACCAAGAATGTCAGGCCGCCCCTGGTGCTCCCGCTGTGGGTGCGCGGCCTCGCATTGGGAGCGGCGGCCGCTGCCGTCCTGCACTTCGCCGCGAGGGACATGGGCGGATTCCCGCGCGCGGTCGTGCTGCTGGCGTTGTACCTCTTGGTCCTCGCGACGGCCGCGGATTTGGTGTGGCACGTGTGGACCTGCCGCACCGCCGCGCCGGTCGCCGCGCTCTCCGGTGGCAGCGAGACCGTCCCGTGCTACACCGAGCGGTCGCGGATGTGGGTCTCGGGCGCGGCGCTCGCGCTGGCCGCGGCGACGACCACGCTTCACGGCGGGGACGCGCTGGCCGTGCTGCGGGCATGGGT containing:
- a CDS encoding D-2-hydroxyacid dehydrogenase family protein yields the protein MRPSTNVAILDDYQGVALSTADWASLGGDVRVHAFRDHLTDERALIDRLEPFDVIVAMRERTPFSKSLLDRLPRLRLLVTTGMRNASIDMGAATEQGLTVCGTEGLGYPTAELTWGLILAWARRIPHEDRITRQGRWQTSVGVGLRGKILGVIGLGRLGSQVATIGRAFGMSVIGWSQNLTAERAAVCGATLAAKDGLLAQSDVVTIHLQLSERTRGLLGAEELGSMKATALLVNTSRGPIVDERALIAALEQRTIAGAALDVFDEEPLPPDHPFRHLENTVITPHLGYVTLENYQVFYRDAVEDVRAFLTGNPVRVLNPQVRSGRPR
- a CDS encoding MaoC family dehydratase: MRDFPAPIDKRYFEDYVPGAVFEYGTITVDQADVIEFARRFDPQPFHINPDAAARGPFGGLIASGWHTASLTMRLVVDHYLSSVASLGSPGVDELRWTRPVRPGDTLRVRVSVLGARRSQSKPDRGIVRSHVEALNQDGDVVMSLQALNLIRCREMA
- a CDS encoding ABC transporter substrate-binding protein; amino-acid sequence: MRIMVVLTLLALLLSGSPAFSAAPGQDLIIANEADVTLFDPIRIQEAPTSFVAGFIYDQLVQRADDGHVVPSLAERWKLSPDRRVWTFILRKGVRFQDGSELDASVVEWAFKRALDPQEPSQFRGQFSIVQKIAVLDKSTIAFTLKDPNVAFLDYVMLTNGAFIPSKRAFETLGKD